A genomic segment from Spinacia oleracea cultivar Varoflay chromosome 3, BTI_SOV_V1, whole genome shotgun sequence encodes:
- the LOC130470395 gene encoding uncharacterized protein, translated as MVKKAAAKKAVEAPKIDDVVVEMAVEVPRKRGRRPNLPFESIPAPKIDDVAVEMAVEVPRKRGRRSNLSSESIPVAKESVPIKKNKKAGNPKTKDIQLVPEPEIEPIEGEEPSQQLALQNASLVDVPQPESHQLHAQVLKEVGADGLPIVFNFDTQCSGGSLCKLIKEFSPEQTAAVEEIGFGGLLSLQLSRKNTQMMYWCIKCFDGVSSLFSISDSKQFEITDYDVYDLFMLPLSELEVEGVKRGRNSTNPDLDLKIKWRKEFGFEEVNAQIPVRLLEDRIKLLTDGGDLFKQLFVFVSFSTFFSPTANRTVDLRLAKALEDPKMIPKYNWCKYVLDVLCEETVKFKNSLLKGKDQKTFGGCVVFLQLVYFQRIKFRNSSGIPDQLPLIQHWTSKMVTDRIHAENANMSALYGSGILEKGKYPISKKFVFVDGQIDLTQIKSI; from the exons ATGGTGAAGAAAGCGGCAGCGAAGAAAGCGGTTGAAGCTCCTAAAATCGATGATGTCGTGGTTGAAATGGCGGTTGAAGTTCCGCGAAAGCGAGGGCGACGGCCAAATCTACCTTTTGAATCAATTCCTG CTCCTAAAATCGATGATGTCGCGGTTGAAATGGCGGTTGAAGTTCCGCGAAAGCGAGGACGACGGTCAAATCTATCTTCTGAATCAATTCCTG TTGCTAAGGAATCTGTGcctataaaaaagaacaaaaaggctGGCAATCCGAAAACCAAAGATATTCAGCTTGTACCTGAACCTGAAATAGAACCAATTGAAGGAGAAGAACCAAGTCAACAACTAGCTTTACAAAATGCTTCTTTGGTTGACGTTCCACAGCCTGAATCTCATCAACTCCATGCACAAGTTTTGAAAGAAGTTGGCGCTGATGGCCTGCCAATTGT gtttaattttgATACACAATGTTCAGGAGGATCAttgtgtaaattaattaaagaaTTCTCTCCTGAACAAACGGCAGCTGTTGAAGAGATTGGCTTTGGAGGATTGTTAAGCCTTCAATTAAGTCGAAAAAACACTCAGATGATGTACTGGTGCATCAAATGTTTTGATGGAGTGAGTTCCTTGTTCTCTATCAGTGATTCCAAGCAATTTGAAATCACTGATTATGATGTGTACGACTTGTTTATGCTCCCCCTTTCTGAGCTGGAGGTTGAAGGGGTTAAACGAGGACGCAATTCTACTAATCCTGATTTGGATTTGAAGATCAAGTGGAGGAAAGAATTTGGTTTTGAAGAGGTCAATGCTCAAATTCCTGTGAGGCTGCTTGAGGACAGGATCAAATTGTTGACAGACGGTGGTGATCTGTTTAAacaattatttgtttttgtttctttctctACTTTTTTTAGTCCTACAGCCAATAGGACTGTAGATTTACGATTGGCTAAGGCTTTGGAGGATCCTAAAATGATTCCCAAATACAATTGGTGTAAATACGTTCTTGACGTATTATGTGAGGAAACTGTTAAATTCAAAAATTCTTTATTGAAAGGCAAAGATCAGAAGACATTTGGAGGCTGTGTTGTGTTTTTGCAACTTGTGTATTTTCAGAGGATTAAGTTTAGGAATTCCAGTGGTATTCCTGACCAATTGCCTCTTATTCAGCATTGGACATCGAAGATGGTAACCGATCGGATTCATGCTGAAAATGCAAATATGAGTGCATTATATGGTTCTGGTATATTGGAGAAGGGGAAGTATCCAATTTCCAAAAAGTTTGTTTTTGTTGATGGTCAAATAGATTTGACCCAAATCAAATCTATTTAG